The following is a genomic window from Eubalaena glacialis isolate mEubGla1 chromosome 18, mEubGla1.1.hap2.+ XY, whole genome shotgun sequence.
TGCAtagcatttagttgtcatgtgcCTTCAGTCTagaacagttcctcagtctttctttgaCCTTCATGATCTTGATGCTTCTGAAGATTTACAGATGAGTTATTTTGTAGAAcgtccctcagtttgggtttgtctgctgctttctcatgattagataTGTGTTCTTTTTACTGCATCTTATCAAGTGGTAGATGGTGTGTCATATTACCAGTGATACTAACTTTGATCACTTAATTAAGCTGGTGGCTGACATCAAGTTTTTTCCACTGTAAACttgttcttttcctctctttaagtTAATAAGTATTTTGTGGGGAGACACTTTAAGATTAtgtaaatattccatttctcatcaAACTTTGATTCACTTGTTTTAGCATCCACTGATATTTCTTACTACAGTTATTACTATGCAGGTTGTCAAATGGTGATTTCTTTCCTAATAAAATCATTTCTTTATTAGTTGTCATTCTACTGTAAAGAaaacctttccctctccccagttactcatttgtttatttatgtcaGTGTGAATTTAAGGGTTACTATGTATGTAATGGTTACTGTCATTATGTTGATGCTCATATTGTCCCTGATTTGATCAAGAGGAGCCCCTTTAAGCTGACTTCTGTGTCCTTTTTGTATGTCCTCATGTTACTGAAACAAACTCGGGTTGCTCACAATGCAAGGCAAAGCCAATCTCCTGAAACCGGGTCATGGTGAGGGAAAGTACAGTTTATTCCAGGGCACCAGACAAGGAGAATGGGCCGCTCATGCCCAAAAGACCCAAGGTCCCCGATGGGTtttagggaagggtttttaaaggcaaagtgagggagagggtcacagggtgcgtgatcagctcgtgcacagttctctgattggtgcATGGTGAGGTAACAAGGTGAGGTCACAGGGGTCAGCATCCTCAATCTTCAGGTTCCAGCCGGTCTGGGGGCTACATGCTCGTGGTCAGCTTTTCTCATCTGGTGTGGGGGGTCTGGTTTCTATAAAACAgcttaggaatgtgtgtcagaCTTACCTTTACCATTGAAGCAGAACTGGGAGTCCTTGTGACTGACTTCTTAAGTTATGGCTACTCTCGTCTGCCTGCCCtatctttgtttctgcattctttaTTCCTCAGTCATTAGCTGCTGGGGCCTACTCTTTGCTTCACATGGAGGGCCTAGGAGGTCACAGCTTATTTCCATAGCCTCTTTTTCCAATCAGCAATAAGCAGGGGACAGCAAGAGGTCTGTCGCCGAGAAGGCCCCTACGTGGGTTTCACTCACTTTCACTCATCCTTCTTATTATATCTTACTTCCTAGCAAAACAAGATTTTCCCAGGGTTATCttatattccctgtgctctaGACAAGTCACATTGATTCCTGTGGTTTCAATTCCACACCATAGGGTTCATTCtagatttctccttttccatatttgcAATTCCATTCTTCAACCTTGAGAAATCTGCCTTCCATTATTTTCAATATGTTTGTTTATTAAAACAATCCCTCCGTGTGGAATGATCTCACTTCACCCGTagcatcccctcccctctcccaccttgCCCGGATGCCTATCTTGCTCAGTCCTAGAATaactatgcagccattaaaagagATGACAGAAAAGACATTTGccatgtaataaaagaaaaaaaaaggccacaaaaCAACCACTGTaggatgctattttttaaaaagcaaatacatGTATGTTGAAAAATACTGGAagaatacatgtaaaaatattagTAGTGATTGTCTCTGAATCTATATATGTGTTCTTCAGTGTTTTTAGAGTTTTCtattttgacagttttatttctgtaattataaaagaggagaaataagtgTCATTTTAAAGCTGGAGGAACTGACGTTACGGAGGAATAACAGGTGGACTGATAGTGAGCGCAGAGTCAGATGTCCGCTGCTCATTGCCGCACAGGGACATTACGGTGTGCGCTGAACTATTGCAGATGCCCTGCTCTGCCATGACGACGAGCTGGAAGGACGCCGGATTGCCTTCATTCTTTACCTGGTTCCTCCCTGGGACAGGAGCTTGGGGGGCACCCTGGACCTGTACAACGTTGACGGTAAGACAAAGGCATGCTCTTCAACACCAGCAGCCCCTTCTGGGTCCTTACGTGCTCTGTCTGTGCTCCTCGGGAGATGGAAGCTCTTCATTACAGTGGCGACCGCAGGGGGATAATTGCCAGCCCCGATAGCCACCTCTCCTGAGTTGTGCCTGAAATAATCATTACTCCAGAGATAAGTTAGAGCCGAGTTAAGATGAGGAATGGTCAGACCTTGCTTCTGAATGCTGGCCGTGGGAGGGTAGAGAACATGTGCAGCCACCCGTGGCTATGAATCTGCCAGGACCAGTGCCTCTGATGGGAGGTCagggtcttttttattttttaatgactgacACCAGAGCTCGACTCCAGAAAACGTTCAGAACCTTTTCCAGCCTTCATCAGTAATAGAGGATGGTGGAGTAAGAACAGATATCACCTAGCAGAACTATATAAGAGAAACAGATGGAAGGGGGTGGCATATGGGGATTTGGAGGGGACATTTAGCTACCCTTAGAAATTGGCGAATTGTCAAGGTGAAACGAGGCGGCCTGGAAGTGGTTAACGATGATGAAGCACATTTACGGATGTGTTCTCTCCCCATGCAGAACACTTTCAGCCGAAGCAGATTGTCAAGTCTCTTATCCCTTCGTGGAACACACTGGTTTTCTTTGAAGTGTCTCCAGTATCCTTTCACCAGGTAAAGACTGTGAGCCACAAATGCGTAGAGGGCCAAAGAGCATGCTTTTCAGTCGCCCGTTTCCTGAATGTGACGGCCTCCGGTTGGACAGTCCAGCCAGGTTGTTTTCACACCTAGTGTGAAGGGTCCTGAAATTAGTGAGCCTTGGCTGGTAATCTTCCCCGCTGGTCTTTGCATTGATGTGCTGCTGGTCTTGTCCTTTCAGGTTTCCGAAGTCCTGTCTGAAGAAAAGTCGCGTTTGTCCATCAGCGGCTGGTTTCACGGTCCTTCACTGACCAGGCCTCCCACCTACTTTGAACCTCTCATACCTCGGAGCCCTCACATCCCACAAGATGTAAGGATAAATTCCTGTTGCTGGGATTCTTGTCTTAGAAAAGCTGTGGCATATcatttgcttttctggttttacaagTGGCTCATCCTGATAACAGAACTAGGCTTTGAGCTTGCCTTTCCACCCTTCTTAGATACACTTTTGATAGTGTCTTTCTAAGGCAGAGCTTTCCAGAACTTTATTTAAcaaggagaaaattataaaatgaagatttgcatatattttactAGTGTAAAATGATGTCAGAACAAAAGCAGTAGGAATTATTAACTCACCCTTTGCATCTGCTGCTTTGTAGCATGAAATTTTGTATGACTGGATCAACCCTACTTATCTCGACATGGAGTACCAAGTTCAAATTCAAGAAGAATTTGAAGAAAGCTCTGAAATTCTCCTAAAAGAGTTCCTTAAGGTAGGCCAGCAAATCCTGTCCAATATACCACATTTGGCATGCAGCCTTGCTTCCTGGGTGGGTGAAGAGGCATCACTAAgagtttttgttgctttttgttttgttcctggtTAGCATGTTTACGTCATCCTCTTCTTCAAATAAAGTATAGAAATgatgataatagctaacattgGTATCAGTCGTATGTTAGTGGGTTGAGTCCCTTGGGTATTCCCCAGTTTTCTAGAATCTTaatcacacacacttttttttttttaatttattttatttatttttggctgcactgggtcttcactgctgcatgtgggctttctctagttgcggtgagcgggggctactcttcgttgcggtgcgcaggcttctcattgcggtggcttctcttgttgcggagcacaggctctagagtgcaggctcagtagttgtggcacgcaggcttcagtagttgtggtgcacgggcttagttgctccgcggcatgtgggatcttcccggaccagggcttgaacctgtgtcccctgcattggcaggcggattcttaaccactgtaccaccagggaagccccccacacacacttctATATTGGGGATGAGTGGTGTATAGTTCCCATCCTAGTCATTTGATGACTATGGTACTTACcaattacttttaaataatagaaagatTACTGATTAACAAATTAGTAGCAAATGTTTGAGAATGATGAGGTAGCACATTATAGTGGAGAGAGAACTAGGTTAGAAGTTAGaagactttattttaatttatttttttaataaatttattttatttttggctgtgtcgggtcttcgttgctgtgcatgggcttttctctagttgcagagagcgagggccactcttccctgcggtgcgcgggcctctctccacagtgacctctcttgttgcggagcacgggctctaggcgcgcgggctcagtagttgtggcttgtgggctctagagtgcaggctcagtagctgtggcgcacgggctcagttgctctgcagcatgtgggatcgtcccagaccagggatcgaacccgtgtcccctgcattggcaggcagattcccaaccactgcgccaccagggaagccctagaagacTTTATAGTCACGTCTTGGCTCCATGGTTTTACTGACCTGAGCAAATTACTAAGGTCTCACTTTTATTTCATTGTCAGTTAAACTGGGATAATACTTGCCCTGCCCGTCTTGAAGAGTTGTTGTGAGGGCCAAATGAGATCACGTATGCGAGTGTGGTTTTTCCCAATTGACCCTGGGTCCCATGGAATCACAGTCCCAAGAGTTGGTGCCTCCTTGAAAAAAAGGTTGAGAGACACTACATACTGCCTCTCTCTCTGAATTATATAGCTGACAATAGCATATTAAGGAATTCGAGAAGTATTACTAGTAAATAAACTCGTTTAACCCTATTTAACTTAGCTCACCTAAACCATCCTTTGGGATCCTCTTTCCTGTTTTACAACTAATAGGATAACTGTTTGTAGAATACTCCTTGGGAAACTGCATTAAACAAGTACTTATAAAGGCTCTTatggagaatattttaatagattaatCAGCTTCTTGTACTACACTGGACTTTTTAAGTTTAGAATGCTGATTAAATCAAGGGAATGAGCTGAGGCCTAAAGAATCTGTATTATTATATAGacattttcattataataaaTGCATGAATTTGAGAGGTTTAGCAATTTGACGTAAGACATACAACTACTTAAGGAAATGGCCCAAATTGACACTCAGGTGACTTGGCTAAAGCATGCTGACGATTTATCCAGTCTTTGCTCTGGCTTCAGCGTATCAGGACTGGGGGAGGTTGTGTGAAAGGGGTGAGAGTCACCTGGCCCTTTTAGGAATCAGCCAGCATGATTCTGCAGAGCTGCTGTACCTGCAAGACCAGTGTGGGATCACAGGGAGATCTGCTAACTGCTGCTTCATTTGCTCCTTTTCCAGTCTGAGAAATTTGCAGAGGTGTGTGAGGCTTTGGAGAAAGGAGATGTGGAATGGAGCAGCCGAGGTCCCCCTAACAAAAGGTAGAACCCATCATCCAAGACATTTGCTTCTGCATTCAACACCTGCCTGTTTGTCTGCAAGGCTCACCTCCAATAATAGGGCATTTGCCCTAATGATGTTTTGTTCCCGGGGACATCCAGTAGCAGGCCCTAACAAAACCTCATTATTGTAACAACTTGGACATTAGTAAGCTATGCAAGGTTTAGGGAGAGAGATACAAAGCTAATGATCAGCTTTCATCCCATGAGTAATATTACATCTGTGGCTTTGATGAACACCTTGGCATCGCTGCTTTCCAGGTTTTACGAGAAGGCTGAGGAGAGCAAACTTCCCGACATCTTGAAGGACTGCATGGCATTATTTCGCTCCGAGGCAATGTTCTTGCTGCTCTCCAACTTCACAGGCCTGAAACTTCACTTCTTGGCCCCTTCAGAAGAAGGTGAGCTTGAGgacaaaaaagagggagaagcagCCTCTGCTGCTGATGACACTGAAGAAGGGCCTAGCCGCAGTTCTGAGCCAGAGAGCAGGCGGGcggccagcagcagcagcagtcagCAGAGCAACGAACAGACGGACCCAGAGCCAGAGGAAAACGATGCAAAGAAAGGTAAGCTGCTGTTACGTCCTGTCCTTCTTTTACTATTAGGTATTCAcgattcagtcatttattcactcaacaaacatttcttaagcacctactatatgctaggCCCTATTTCTGGAGCTGGAGAAGAAGACAGACAAGGTCTCTGCTCTCCCTGGCTTATAGTCTATTGATAGTAGGAGAGGACAGAGATTAAATGATAcacaaacaacaagaaaacatcAAATAAGGATAGGTGCTCTGCAGGAAATCTGAATAGGGTTATGTGCTGAGGAATGACTGGGTGGCCTCTTAGGTGAACGGGCAATCTGGACCAGCCCGTCTGAGGAGCTGTCATCCAAGCTCAGATGTGAATGACGAGAAGGATCTGCTAGAACAGCATTCCGGGTAGGAAGAACAGCTAGTACATTTTATTAGGCTAACAGTAGTACAAATGGTGGAGAGAAATATGACTGGCTTTACCTAAACCTACTCTAAAACACAAGAACATAAAGAAGAGGAAGGTGAGTGGCTTCTTTCTGCTAAGAACCAATATCAGCCTAAGAAAAACTTGCTTGAATTTGGACAAATAGGTAGAaggaaattattaaaagcagaggACGTTTAATCGTCCACAAACAAGATGGAATGGACACATGACATTAAACtagtagaatgtacaacaccaagagcgaaccgtaatgtaaactgtggacttcagttaataatgcatcaatattggtcagttgtaaaaaataaatcacactaaggcaagatgttaataattggGAGGAAActgatggggaggggcaggggttgTGTGTGGCAGTAGAGGAACTGTACTTTCtgggaaatttaatttttctgtaaactgctctaaaaaataaagtttatttaacaataatcatgttatttaaaaaaaaatttctggcaGCTAAATATATACTCCATCTGAAAATCATggtaaagagaaatagaaagtcaactttttttcattataaggcttatatatttaataatataatggAGCAATAGGTCAGCTGAAGGTTTATGGAAATGGTTTCTCTTTAGTGCTATAACTATTCCTAATTATCATTCTTTTGCAATCTACAGTGGTATCAAGGTTATTTTTTTCTGGccttctgttgtttttttcttagaatcAGGTGTTCCCACATGCCAGGGGGAACTGAGGCATTGGAAGACTGGTCACTACACTTTAATCCATGACAACAGCAAGACTGAATTTGCCCTGGACTTACTTCTCTACTGTGGCTGTGAAGGTAAGAGGGACAGTCTCTCCTGAGTGACCCTCTCTAACTGAACCAGTTCACAAGTAATTTGCCTTGGCCAGGATCTCAGATCACAGGAGCTCTATGTTGGAAGGGATCTTAGGGGTTATGAATTTCAGTCATCTCCCAACTCAGAGTACTATTTGTATCTGTGACCAAGGTAGAGGAGATGAAATAAATCATAATTTCCATCTAAGGAACCCCCCCAGAGCTTTTATGTAATTGTCCTTCTAggtgtattttatatttagttcttAGTTTTCAGTTCTTATTCAGTGTTGGTTGAATGATAAATTCAGGCTCATAAGTCAGAGTTGGTTCTACTGAACTCCCAGATCCCCGTTTTAAGCAGCATGGGATCAGTGATTCAAACAGATGATGTAACTCTTGCAGTGAGAGCCTGCTGAATGCTCTTTGTTTTCCCTTCGTAAGGCTGGGAGCCAGAGTATGGTGGCTTCACCTCCTACATTGCCAAAGGAGATGATGAAGAGGTAAGTTGCTTCTGACAGCAAACCATCCTTCTTTAGTTCTTGAAGACGCTTTCATTCTTCAGAGACCCAACTTTTATGACCTTCTGCCAGTGTCTTTAGCTGATAAATCCACATTGGTCTGTCTGGCAGTGGTTCTGATTTCTAGTAGAAAGTACTCAGCATGGAATAAAGAGGCTAAAGGATAATCACTAAGCATTCTACCCAGGTAAAAGAAATTCCAAATAAATTAAGAGTCAGATGGTGCATTCCCATGAATCTTTCAATGTAGTAAGAAATCAATGCATTAGGTAAAACTTTTCTGGGTATGTACTGGAATGGGGCCTATTGGAAAATGTCTGGACGGCAAGATCAGTAGCTCCTCCTAGTAAAGGATACTTTAAAGGATCCTCTATCGCCAGAGCCTGAGTATTTGATATGGAACCATCTGTTTGAGAAAAGCGGTGAGAAGAATCTCTTGTGTTCTGATGTATCACTGTGTTTGCCTATTTCAGCTGCTAACAGTGAATCCAGAAAACAATTCTTTGGCGTTGGTCTACAGAGATAGAGAGACTCTGAAATTCGTCAAGCATATTAACCACCGAAGCctagaacaaaagaaaactttCCCAAACAGAACAGGTTTCTGGGACTTTTCatttgtctattatgaataaggTTGGGCAAAGCTGGAAAGAGGAGACCCTTCCTCAGTACTGGGACGTCTGGAAGAGTTAGGCATCGAGTGAAGGAGAGCTACAAGGTGACCTGTGTGACAGCGTTCTTAAAACTGTGTGTGGTTGTCCTTTAGTAGGGCTCATAATGATTATCCTCAATCTAGACCTTGAGCTTGGAGATAGATAGGTACTTATCTCttgatgtaaaataaaaaggggttttgtctttttctttaacattcaGTTCATTTTCCATATTGGCTTCTTCAGTGATTAAAAatatgtggtaaaatatacgtgacataaaatgtatctttttcaagcgtacagttcagtggcattaagtacattcacattgttgtgcagccttcaccaccgtccatctccagaactcttccaTCTTTCCCAACTGTacctctgtccccattaaatagTAACTCTGTActttcccctccccacagcctctggcaaccaccattctactttctgtctctatgaatctgacaaCTCATATTCCTCATAAGACAAATAATAGAATgtctgtccttttgtgactggcttatttcactccaCATAaaatcttcaaggttcatccatgtttccAGTGattgattgactttttttttttaaatatggactCATAAATT
Proteins encoded in this region:
- the OGFOD1 gene encoding prolyl 3-hydroxylase OGFOD1 — translated: MSGKRPAEPVPGRAGKRGKKEVMAKFSDAVTEETLKKQVAEAWSRRTPFRHEAIVMDMDPFLHCVIPNFIQSENFLEGLQKELLNLDFHEKYNDLYKFQQSDDLKKRREPHICALRKILFEHFRAWLSDISKIDLESTIDVSCAKYEFSDALLCHDDELEGRRIAFILYLVPPWDRSLGGTLDLYNVDEHFQPKQIVKSLIPSWNTLVFFEVSPVSFHQVSEVLSEEKSRLSISGWFHGPSLTRPPTYFEPLIPRSPHIPQDHEILYDWINPTYLDMEYQVQIQEEFEESSEILLKEFLKSEKFAEVCEALEKGDVEWSSRGPPNKRFYEKAEESKLPDILKDCMALFRSEAMFLLLSNFTGLKLHFLAPSEEGELEDKKEGEAASAADDTEEGPSRSSEPESRRAASSSSSQQSNEQTDPEPEENDAKKESGVPTCQGELRHWKTGHYTLIHDNSKTEFALDLLLYCGCEGWEPEYGGFTSYIAKGDDEELLTVNPENNSLALVYRDRETLKFVKHINHRSLEQKKTFPNRTGFWDFSFVYYE